Sequence from the Amaranthus tricolor cultivar Red isolate AtriRed21 chromosome 1, ASM2621246v1, whole genome shotgun sequence genome:
tatatatatatatatatatatatatatatatatatatatatatatatatatatatatatatatatatatatatatatatatatatatatatatatatatatatgtatatatatatatatatatatatatatatatatatatatatatatatatacatacatacatacatacatatatatatatatatatatatatatatatatatatatatttatatatatatatatatatatatatatatatatatatatatatatatatatatatacacacacacacacatagatatatatacatacatatatatatatatatatatatatatatatatatatatatatatacatatatatatatatactatatatatatatatatatatatatatatatatatatatatatatatatatacatatatatatatacatatatatatatatttatatatatatatatatatatatatatatatatatatatatatatatatttatatatatttatatatatatatatatatatatatatatatatatatatatatatatatatatgtatatatatatatatatatatatatatatatatatatatatatatatatatatatatatatatgtatatatatatatatgtatatatatatatatatatatatatatatatatatatatatatatatatatatatatatatatatatatatatatatatatatatatatacacatatatatatacatatacatatacatataatatatatatatatatatatatatatatatatatatatatatatatatatatatatatatatttatatataaatatatatatatatatatatatatatatatatatatatatatatatatatatatatatatatatatatatatatatatatatatatatacatacatacatatatatatatatatatatatatatatatatatatatatatatatatatatatatatatatatatatatatatatatatatatatatatatatatttatatataaatatatatatatatatatatatatatatatatattatatatatatatatatatatatatatatatatatatatatatatatatatatatattatatgtatatgtatatgtatatatatatatatatatatatatatatatatatatatatatatatatatatatatatatatatatatatatatatatatatatatatatatatattttccttGGCCATACTTGATCACAACGCATAAATAtgccaatatatatatattgtaggtAAGTGAAaaaatgtgttaaaaaaaaGTGCAATTTAATATAATGCTCTAATTGCTCTAAGACAAATTCAAGCATCCTTGTTTGTATATCAAACCTTGAAATCAATGAGAAAAGTCTGATACAATGAAAGTTATGATTCAAATTCATACTACCAGTGCTGAAAATCAAATTAGTCATATACCAATTTTTGATCATTAAGCCAATGACTTGTTGAACAACAATGGCTTTGACAAAATCGTACTCTCCTCTAATGGTGTGTCCCATATTTGAAGTTCCTCACAAAAGAGTCTAACACAACATAAGAATAGAAATCGTATTTAAACGTGAAGCTTAATTAAAAGATGATACTTTTCCCTTAATATAgttatattagaaaataattccCAACCTATGTTGCAGGGAAACTTATTTCCCAATGTACCGTCCACGTGGGAtgcctgtttttttttttgttttttctaaaTCTACAATACCAAACCGTCACATGAGGTAGTGGTTTACCTTAAAGAGAAAATCGCCATTTAATTCAGCGGTTTACAAACAGAGCGATTTTTTAGTGTATGGGGCAAACAGCCACATAAGCAGCGGTTTTGTCTGGGCAGCTTTACCATGTAAACCGCCATCTAAGATGGCGTTTTTCCCTGTGCCCTTGCAACGCTTTATTTGTTCTTTCAATTCCCATAAATAGTTAGCataacctgcattaaactagttcaatactaTCTATTCCATGATAATCAACTAACAACAAGCTTGATTGGTAagcattaattatgaaaataatgcgcgCATAAATTACAGCCATCGAAAGTGATACAAGAAGTTCAGGACATATAAAACAAAGTCTAATAACTACAATCCTCACTCCCTTTTCCTGCGTGCACCGGTGGATGAGGATGGTTTAGACTCGTTAGCCtctgcaatgacattaagagcaggagctcaGCTTTGACTAGCATGCTGATATGTAATGATCGTATGcagaggcgatggatgtggaggagtgGACACAGAAGCTGGAGGAACAAATGGTGACATAGCACCGGATGTTGATGGAGATTTGGAGACtgacctcgagtagatgaacgccCGGAACCTCCTGAGAACCGACTACTTAATCCTCCAGAAAAGCTACCTCGGTGGCCTGAACCCTGAGAAAAAAGAGTGTGGAACGTTTGATCATCCCCAGTGGTGGGTGGAGTCGGAATGAGGTAATCATACCCCACCTGACTCAATACATTGGTCAATGATGTGTTAATGGAGCCCAGGGTCTGAGtacatagccgataccccacatcaacAATGTAGCGACCCTGTGCATCGTGCCATTGCATCGTATAAGGACTGATCTAATGCGCTAAGCCTGTATGTAAACAATAAATGTTAAAAGAATCacataaaagtattactatattTTGTGATTGTTAAAAGAAGACataccagtaacgtagatgtaGGATGGTTATGTGATCCTGGCTGTGCAAATGTGGTGTTCGTGATGCGTAATATGGAGATTTGCCTGTACCAATAAATGTACGCACCCAAGCTCAAACTAGTATAGTTCTCTCCCTGAACCAATTGAGATGCTCGctcattccacgcatctacatgcgatctatgtcgtatgATGTAATTCTTGTCCCCATTCCTCCTATCAATCGCATGTAGTGCAGCTTGGGTGTCATAGGCATCCGGAAtaacctgctccaaaccgaattgacgtATTACACAATTCGGGAGATGTAATTCGACGATGTTAAAGCAAATTAGTGcacaacgcgatctccaaatccTCTGAGCGGATCTACATATGTTTGGCAAAGCctccatcttagccgctgtgtaaggctgccatgtcatctgtaatagaaattAATATGCTCGGTAATTTGAACAATTTATTCacaactaatacaattaataaatcTTAATAACTTGGTCGTCCCTTTGTCGATCAAGTAAATCTCGGTAGTAGACtagagtatgtggggagtgggaccTCGAAAGATATATGCAAAGCCAAATGCGAACAAATGAATATTGTGTTATATATCCAagtatcataaaatagtgaaatttgaATGAAACAGGGAATTGATTATTGTTACCTCACTGCTAAAGGATCCCTCCCACGTCGATGTTGTGAACCTAAGACCGGTTCAAAATCCTCTACGATATCATCTTGATAGCgcgcatcctccattcacaaccttTCTCCTCTACATTAGTACATTGTATAACATACTTCgaaggctccgactcaattacaAGGAAGTTTCTATTGTTAGATATTTCCCATgatttaacattcttcttaaggtggtctaacgagttaaactcttgccctatcctgAAGTCACCATTTTTAGTCATGGAGTTGTCATTAttccaggtcatccatgcatcaatcaatgTTTGATCAACttcatcaattctaagccagtcttgagatgggacaccatctctaatcgctgcatTTAGAGCTTCTCTTTTTTCATCATCCTCTcctgaatcagaatcaatatgctcattctcctgatctaaagagtcaacctctTTGGCATTATGCCTACCAAAGTGAGTCGTGGAGAAGGCGTTCATTGCACCACAACCAATGGCACATGAATGAGATGGAGAAGTAAACTCATCTAAAtgctcattaacgtaatttgggtttgttaacatttctgtgaatgtatcatggcgtacatTAGGACCTGTATCTAGAAGTTCCATTCTACACATGGCTTCCCTCGCATTACCCAATTTtggaaccaattcaacatacACCTCCATTGTCGTTCCAAGGGCTTGggatgccgcataagcaagagaacttatgctttcatcatttcTAACCGGAACTAACACATTTTTTCCCGTCATAggatatttcatctccatttttaattCATAAGAGTTATGATCACAACCAATAACATCATACACTATGGTAAGAAACACCTTAAAAGTCGTATGTTAACGATTGATAAACATGACTAAATTCAATCCACTATTATAGACCACATCAACCTCCTTATGACTAATTTCCCCCaacccaatacactataacagGAAAATAATCCATTTTTGCACACACAAGCATGTTACTAACATCATGCCACAATCACTTTTTGGTATACAAGCATGAATAAGTGAATTATCAATGACCAACACTAATTAACTTACTTGAAGTATGACaacactaataatattattcaaTTTAAGTATAAAAAAACTAGTAACATAAATATATGCTAATCACATTAAATTAAAGCTAACGAATTGATGAaattttcattgaagcatttcaccAAACACCTAATAtgcatacaaaataaataatctaaTTCAACTCTATTGGTGTAAAATCTAAGCTTAACATATGAAATTAGATAATGCTACAACTAATTAATTCATCACAAGCCAATACAaacaacaatcataataataaaaatcaaattacaaaattgaaaaaaataaggatGAATTAGGGTTCATTTTTTACCTTCAATTGTTGATGCTTTGAAGTACTTGAGTGATTTGAAGTACTTGAGTGAGTATATGAGTAATTGAGAGTAAAATTTAATTGAGagtaaaatatgtttttttttaaaagatttgtTGGCACAAGAGGAGGTATGAGAATTGTGTGTGTCGAATGCTGCTGAGCTATTGTTTAAATACTACATCAAAACCGCCAtgtgaagtggcggtttacttataatatttttttaaacattataAGTAAACCGTCAATTAAAATGGCGGTTTGGTCTgcaaatgttttttttactttaatataAATCGCCACTTAGTATTGCTTTTTACTTACAGATTTCAGAAGAAACCGCTTTTTAAGATAGAGGTTatgcaaaaaataaaaggaaaaagaataattagGTTGGTTGTTCTAGTGGACAGACTCAGGGCATTAATTTTCCCTTAATGCAAAATGGAAAATATTTATGCCAAAAGCATTATTTAGAGAAAAAGGTTCTTAAAAGATTGCATTCCTTAATAAAAGAGGAGAAACGAATAAACTTTTGGAGGGGGAAACGAAAAGAATGGAGATTAAATAATTGTAAGTGATTttgtttaaatgaaaaaaagggttctaaaataataattctAGTTGTTTTAAGACTTTGCACTGTAGTAAATTTTTTTACATTAGAGTAAacttttatatcaaaataaataaatcatacATACATCACTAggtgatataaaaaaaagaaaaagtaatttatttttttgaatcacGATCTCAACAATAagattattatataatatataaagcggtaaaaaaactttgaaattgaaatttaatgatttattaAACACTATCGCATTGTGGAAGGATGGTTTCTCCAATCTTAATTCTTATGTGGGGGCAAAAGTTTAATTTTAAGCTAAAATTGTTTTGAAGGTGTTATGTTACATTGTAAGGTATGAGACTTGTCTCACATCGATTGTAAAGTGCAATTGGTGTGGGGTTTATAGGTAAACGGGCTTTCTCACGTATCAGAGCCGAACTCAAAGTGGGTGGCTTGCGGAGTGGGTGGCCTGGAACAGCTAGCCGTGACCCAACGTACCGTGACCCAACGAAAACGTTGGCCTTATGAGGTCTATTGTTATGGTCCATTGTAAGATATGAGACTTGTCTTACATCGGGTTGTAAAGTGCAATTAGTGTGGAATTTACAGGTAAATGGGTTCTCTTAGCTAATAGGCTGGTTTTTTTTTGAGTGAGCCGTCCTATTTGTCCTATAACAGAAACTTGGTTCtctgttcttcttcttcccttgcAAGTTGCTACACGCTCATTAGATTACCTTGCTCCATCCTCCTACTAAATTCATCTATCCAAATTTCCTTggatttcaatttttcaattgagCGTTGAGATTCAAGGACATCTATCAAATATCTAACTTTTCAAATCTTAAAATTTTCATCTTGTTGGGTTTTCGATTTTTCCCCAAATTTCCTTGCCTTTCATCATCCcactcattttcttcatttggGTATCTTTTGAAAATGGGCAAAAATCAAGCTTACAAATCTATGCAAAGAGCCAGGGTGGGATCCAGCACCGCTGCTCCTGATGAAATTGAAGATGGCATGGTTTGTACCCTTCCTAATTGcgattttttgacatttttttaaaaatttcaaatgcaATTAGTGATTTTGTTGAtctcttatttgatttgaatttgcaAAATCTTCTTATTTAATTGGCTATAGTTGGTCTTGATTATTGGTATTTTCATTATGAGTGAGctattttttttaacacattCTTGGATTAGTTATCTGTTATCTGACCTTAATTGTGTGAATTGTTTTTCAGCATGATTTACAAATGTGATTTTGTGCACCTAGTTTGTTGCCTCTATGTTAGTAGAAGTGTGTTCTTTTATAAAAAGCATGAACATGCTACATGTTAATGAGATTTTGGTGGCCTAGGTCCAGAGTAATGTACAATACAACTTTTTGAAGtagacaaaaataattaatttgttacTCTTTCCAATCAGCCTACGGTCTCCTATTTAGTTTTGCACATTTGTAAATGTACTCACTAAATAATtgatctctaattgtgcatgaaaaaaatttatagaaTGTTTGTATCAATACAATTTaaattgagacgaatcaaataagatctacTTGACTGTTTTAActtagattaagaataaaagacTAATTAAGAGTAACTGCGATATCTTAGTTGTTTATTTAAGACTTTTATTGAATTATGTCTTCAAAAGGGCTTAAAGATCCCAATCCTTCATTGGTGTTTCCAAAGATTTCTTGGTTATTTGCCTTCACTCTATCCTTTTATCCTTCCGCTCTTATAAGTTAGATCCTAATCCATCCAAATTCACATCGGGTTGATCAATAGTGCCACAAAAAAAGGGACACTTAGGTTGAATTAACGTTAGTAACAATTTGTGTTTACTTTTGATATTTTCTAACAAACTAACTAATAAGTATATCAAATCTCATGGgtaaaagcataaaaaagttttatatCAGATACTCTATTACTCACAAAATCATTTCCATGGTCGTTATTAGATGGCAAAGTAGCAATATCGAACAtaactatgaaataataatataatatttcatgatttaaagttaaatattaaaaatataagaaaattttgtaagTATATAGAATTCAAGCAAAGTATGCTTTGCAGGAAATATAAGctacttttcaaaaaaaaaaaaaagacatcaTAATAGAAAGAACCAATAATTTTATGAACATGCCAACAAAAAGGGTTGAATACTAGACTAGACTTCTCTTATATACAAAAAAAGTCATAATGATTAAGGCAAAGATTCATACATAATACTTTTGCACTTAACTATTTTCTATTAGTACTTATAGCATAAATGAGTCACATCTGCGAATATATTTGAAATCTTTGGGCCTTGAGTTTACAACAAGGTTGTGAGCTGGTAATAGTGATAGCATTACTAGATGGGCTACAAAATTTGATTGAATAACTCCCCTTCTCATGCCAGTTAAGCTCATCaacaaaaattctttttttctttgttcatttatGCTTTCACATTGAAAATTCCCTGAATTGGTTGTTAGTAACTTCTAAGTGTTACCACTTACCATATTGCCTATGCACATATGACTTACCCCATAGGAAAGGATGACTGATGATTTTTCGAAGTGATTttacataatttcttgcatttCTTGAGGAGCGAAGGGGTGAACTGGTGCTCGTAGCCATTTAAAGAGTGgggataaaatgaaaatttttgtttgatatcTTGTTATATAGTTCATAGATTTCCATTGTGGCTTGTATTTGGAGAGTATGCCTTTATGTTGCACTTTAATGTGGCAATGCTGCTGTCATTGCAGGAATGCTGCTAGGTTAGAAACTCTATAAGTAGGAGTATCAAATATGGATCTTATTCCCTCTAAATAAAATACACCATGGTGAAGTGAAAAATGGATCACTATGTACAAAGCAAGCATTAAGAGTGTATCATGTACTGTCATGATCTTTGCTTTCCAGTTCATTTATTTAGGAATTCTGGTTCCCTGTACTTTTACTAATGAGGACATCCTCAGGTGGATGGTTCATTTCATACACCAGAGTGGCATGCTGCTCGGTTGGCAAGCTTGAACACCTCGCACACAGTCACATGGGAAGAGTTCAAACAGAAGCAGAAGGTAACTATTTCAGCCTTACTTCATTCTTTGATATTTAATCCAAGTATATAGCTAATCACTAGtaataaccttttttttttatcttatcgAGTGTGCTGCTATCTTAATCAATACTTTTTATCTAACTTGTGTTGAGTGgaatttttgaaacttttgtttttcattttgtatgAACGTGCATGGAAGAGTTTACACGAACTAGACTCCAAGGAACAATTTGACTTGCAAGGTTCACAcgaaccattaatttttttttcaagattATAGCCTATGTATTGCAGCATGCATGTCTGTTTTCTGATTTGGTTCATTGGTTGAAACCTGTACTCTTAAGGTTACTCATATTTGATGGGAATTATGGATGCTTTCTTATTCCTGTTGTAGAATTTGCTATCTCTGTTAACCTTATATTTTTAGTTTCAACATTCTTTTGGCTTTTTTTGCGATAATTTGCTTAAGATATGCTTAAGCCATTCATATGGTTTTCTTCTCAACTTTCTATTACCACTGGATAAAACCTATTCAAGAGGTAATGAATGGGACTAAATTTTGCAAAGAAAAATGGATTAGAGTAGCACAAGCGTGATCATATACTTTCAGGTAATATTCCTAGcttattaaactaaatttttttagttattgcTCCTATCATGTAACACGAACCACCAAACAGGGAGTTTGCCCATAGCCTCATTCTGGGGAACACTAGTCATGGTAGCACGTAGCAGTGAGGTTGGAAATTTATATCTTCTATACATTAGAAATCTGAATATATAAACTTTTGACTAGTGTATTTCTTAatctttaatttttagttttattttgggAAGGGGGTGTGGTGAACATTAACTTGTTTTCCTGCACATTATCTGCATTATGTTAAAGATGCAAAATGCatctattttttaaatacaaTTTGTGTGGTCCAAGTATAAAACCTTTTTCTACATTGACTATTTGGGCATATACATTTTTCTGCTTTCTAACATGTTATTGTATATTGCACACCGTATGAGTTATGGAAGGTATGTCTTTAGAATTTTTCCCCGCTCTTTAAACTTCAATGTTTTTTATCAGTAATAATACCCTGATTTTCTGTCATCCTTTGACATTGTAATCTAATATTAGAGCCCATATGTATATTACTTCGTTGAACTGGTTTCTCAATTAGGCACGGTCGTGAGGTAAGAATGTTCTGCCGTTTTTATATTGTGTCTGATATTGTGATGTAATGTCATTAACTCATTATACTATTGTCCAATATGCTACACATACTCAAGGtgaaataaaaaatgattaatttgttTGTTATGATAATTAGTGATGCTGCTCTTTTATGCAACATGAAGGTTTTGAGGGATTGTAAAGAAAAGTGTGATTGAATATATACAATTGCAGTAAAGAAATTTAATGCATTGCTGCTGTTTTCTTTATATTTCGATACTTATTGAGCTTCTTTTTGATGACAATAAAGAAGTGGGAGGGGAATCCTGATTTGACATGCTTTGGTGTTTATTCCTGTCATACTTTTTTAATGCCCTTTATGACTTGTTAAGTCGACAATTCTTATATGGAAGGGTCATGAGCTATTTTTCCTCCAAGGATGATACTTGTCTAAAACACTATACTCCTATGTCCCATTGAGATTGCATGTCACACTAATTTATGTATGAGCTTTTGAGAGAAAATGTTGCAATCTCAATTTGATGGAGGGAGTACTATGTCTTTGTTCCATTCTAACTGGTTTTTTGGGAGTGGCAAACGCATAAATCAATAGAAGTACAAATCACGTTTTtgactatttgttatatattattatgtggtAAGTTTTGTTTCCCAGTTTGCTGCATGCTTGTGTACACTTTCCTCACACGTCTTATAGCCCAAACGGCCTGAGAAGATGTTTTGGTTGTATCCAGTACATAAGATTACATGCAGCACCATGATATCTTTATCAGTATGAGTAGAAATTACATATATTCTGATCGTTGCAGGAGGATGCATTGAAAAGGGGTGAACTAGAAGCTGATAAAGACAGAATGATGAGAGAATACAGAGCTCAATTAGATGCCGAAAGAGAGCGGAAACTTTCTCAAGGAAGAAATCATTCGAGTAGCAAATCAAAACACAGAAAAGGTATAGAGTACCTTAAAAGATGGTACACAATATACCTTAAAACataattctttttacttttTGAGTTTGGAGGAGTTTCACTGCTTTTATTAACTCTTTGAGTTGTTAGCTCAAGAGATATTTTGCATGATATAAGCTGCTAATATTTCATAGATTGCCTTGTTGGCTACCTTGGGTATATATCATACAATTTTGGGTGGAAAAAAGGGTAATTATCTTGCTTTGCTGGGAGAATTCGTATTTGGATCAACCCTTCTGTGTATgaacatttttcttaaaatttttgaacGCTTTTTTCTACTTAATGTGTTATCTTAAGTGATctttgacaaaaaaatatttttttccagCTTCTGGATCAAAAGAAAAGgctttaaagatacaaaattaatttttttaccaGCTTCAGGATCAAGGGCCTAAAAATCTCTACCCTATAGGCTATATCTCTATCTTGCACAGCAAAAGAACACTAACACAGAGTAAATAATCAATAGAACAAACCACTACAAGCAGAAGAAAACTACCACCTCCAATAACTCATCTCATCATAGAAAATTTGTCATGATCACTGTACTTAGCACTAGAGAAGATGCTTCCATTGTCCCAAATGTTATCATATCAAAGATTTTCACAGAGGATAAACCACAAACCGCCATGCGTAAGGAGATTATCAATGTAGTCTTCTCCCCTTGCCATGAACTAGATTGATGCATGAGGTTGCTTCTTTAGCTTTCGCCTTATCATGGGATCCTAAATAGCCTTACAAGAGtgttttttactttttgaaaaaaaagattGCAAAACTAAATTTACATAGAAGATAAGGACTTTTGAGTCTTGCATCACTGCATCATTACATTTCTATCATGTTCAACCATCACCTAGAATGGGGGTTCCTTAGTTAGAGTGCGAATCGGTGAATCTACTTCTTGTTGGAAAAAATCAAGATGCAATTGTCAAGACGTTTAATAAACGAAACCAGAGGTTTGGGAACTGAAATTTAAGGGGATGCTTATTTAGTTAGTCTGGAAGTATCGTGAAGACAAATGGTAGGGCATGTAAAAGGGCAACACGGGATTTTACAAATATAATGGCTTTCACCAAGGTTCTACCCtaaacctttttctttttgcagCATTACTAAATGACATAACTCAATTGTTTCAAGGAAACATGCCTTGGTGCATGTTGTTTTTTGAGAACATTATTTTGTTAGATCATTAGATGAGACCGCTAAGAGGAGGTAAATGCTAAATTAGAATGATAGTGACAAGAATTGGAGTTACAAGGGTTTAAATTAAGTTGGAGTAGACGGACTACATTAAATGTCACTTAAGCAAAAATGAGATATATGTACACTATAAAGTTGTAAATTTCTCCAAGTGGATGCTTCAAATACATTGAATCTATATTCCAGAGTAATTGGAATATTCAACAAGCTGTGACCTTTAGAATTGAGTATCAGTAATAGAAAGAAACTTCCGGTATATTATGTGATCGAGGTATGCCCTAAAGCTAAAGGACACTTTTTATCGAACGACCATTAGACCAACACTACTACACGAGTCAAAATGCTGGATTTTAGAAAGGATAGTAGTAAGAAGATGGGATAACGAAAATGCTAATTTTTTGATGGATGAGTGAGCATACCTTGAGGGTTGGAATTCGAAACGTAGATTTAAGTAAAGGTTTGGTGTCGTAAATTTGTATAAAGATGAAAGTGAATCGTTCATATGGTTTGATATGTGCAAAGACGTGGTATTAGCGAGCCGACTAGAAAGATAGAAAATCGAAACTCAAGGGACTTTATAAGAGGATGAGGAGGACCAACTTGGAGAGCAAGAGGGGAAAAAGATGTGAAGGATTTAGAGTTTTAGACCATAGATTCTTGGAAAGCACGTTGCTTCAATGTTAGGAATCTAGAACGGGATGACATGCGATCCAAATTTAGGTTAGAGAAGAGAGGATAGAATACCGATGAGAGTGAGAAATTCGAGTAGTAATTGCGCCTCAAGCTTCAGTTGTTTCAATGAAGGAGTAAAAGGGATGAGAAGAAGGAAGTTGGGCTAGTCATAATAGAGAGAAAAGAGGAGAGAGATCGTCTAATAGATAggagaaagaaaggaaaaaggaaATACCTTCTAATAATTAAACCTTCCTACCCTTTGTCTTCTTTTGTCATTTTCCAATACCTTTTGCTTATTTTAACCTTTGTTAGTACATTTGTTTTTACCCTTTTCACCCAAATAAATCCTCTT
This genomic interval carries:
- the LOC130824394 gene encoding uncharacterized protein LOC130824394; amino-acid sequence: MGKNQAYKSMQRARVGSSTAAPDEIEDGMVDGSFHTPEWHAARLASLNTSHTVTWEEFKQKQKEDALKRGELEADKDRMMREYRAQLDAERERKLSQGRNHSSSKSKHRKDKEKSSKRRNSKKRKHSRRKSSDSSSSSSSEYSSSDDEERESRRSKSRSKKTRKERKHRSRSKNCSSDDEADGPLPLSRFFGSVKSS